A genomic region of Methanobacterium sp. SMA-27 contains the following coding sequences:
- a CDS encoding nicotinamide-nucleotide adenylyltransferase: MRGLLVGRMQPVHDGHLEVIKRILDDVNEVIIGIGSAQLSHTIKDPFTAGERVMMLTKALTENGIPASKYYIIPIQDVACNSIWVAHVKMLTPPFTTVYSGNSLVHRLFEEDGHPVKVPPLFNRKVYSGTEVRRRMLESEDWQSLVPKSVVDVINEIEGVARLHDLSRKEVNE, translated from the coding sequence ATGAGGGGTTTATTAGTTGGTAGAATGCAACCAGTTCATGATGGACATCTAGAAGTAATAAAAAGGATACTTGATGATGTTAACGAAGTTATTATTGGAATAGGAAGTGCTCAATTAAGCCATACAATTAAAGATCCCTTCACTGCAGGTGAAAGGGTAATGATGCTTACCAAGGCCCTTACAGAAAATGGTATCCCTGCCTCAAAATATTATATCATACCGATACAGGATGTTGCATGCAATTCGATCTGGGTTGCACATGTTAAGATGCTTACACCCCCATTCACCACTGTTTACTCTGGAAACTCGCTTGTCCATAGGTTATTTGAAGAGGATGGACATCCTGTTAAAGTTCCACCATTATTCAACAGGAAAGTTTATTCTGGTACCGAAGTTAGAAGAAGGATGCTAGAAAGTGAAGATTGGCAATCTCTGGTTCCAAAATCAGTTGTTGATGTTATAAACGAAATAGAAGGTGTTGCAAGGTTACATGATCTATCTCGTAAAGAAGTGAATGAATGA
- a CDS encoding molybdenum cofactor biosynthesis protein MoaE, with protein MTVKIIKKRVETIQINDLIDSVKENPRIIECGAIFSFEGIVRGKDIEKNTIKMDLTTPNLEETQNELQEIVEQIKEKHGVVEIAVVHYIGQFIPGDPLFLAVVAGAHRQETKAALNDVIERVKYELDFKKEEHTEDGTNIIMSGG; from the coding sequence ATGACGGTTAAAATTATAAAAAAAAGAGTAGAAACAATCCAAATCAATGATTTGATAGACAGTGTAAAAGAAAATCCTAGAATTATTGAATGTGGAGCCATATTTTCATTTGAAGGAATTGTAAGGGGAAAGGACATTGAAAAGAATACTATAAAAATGGATCTCACAACTCCAAATCTTGAGGAAACCCAAAATGAACTTCAAGAAATAGTTGAGCAGATCAAAGAAAAACATGGCGTTGTTGAAATAGCAGTTGTTCACTACATTGGACAATTCATACCCGGTGATCCTTTATTTCTTGCAGTTGTTGCCGGAGCACATCGGCAGGAAACAAAAGCTGCTTTAAATGATGTTATAGAACGTGTTAAATACGAACTTGATTTTAAAAAGGAAGAACATACAGAAGATGGTACCAATATAATAATGTCGGGTGGTTAA
- a CDS encoding HD domain-containing protein has protein sequence MKFIRDSLHGNLQLNEFEVKLIDTPQIQRLRRIKQLGFTYLVYPGANHTRFEHSIGAMYLASKLTHNLDLSNDQKEMLRVCALLHDAGHGPFSHVSESVLEKSHEELTSKLIMESHLSDILEEKFDPKEIIKLISGEGRLGQIISGDLDVDRMDYLLRDSYYTGVAYGVIDVERLIYNMKLEDNLILKSKGVQAAESMLLARYFMYPSVYQHHTTRIINSMFRRCINHLFTEGHINPENIYKYDDLDIIIKARYQKGFIGDMMHRLDNRKLFKSVYSLKLDELENPNAVFKIKPDKIKSFEMEISEELNIPEEYVIVDVPDYPSFDEMKTQVSSNGDLINLSEISTIVSTLRDARFNHADLCVYLPEENSNIKDFQFQDYIEIPK, from the coding sequence GTGAAATTTATAAGGGACAGCCTACATGGGAATCTGCAGCTAAATGAATTTGAAGTCAAATTAATTGATACACCACAAATTCAAAGGTTAAGGCGGATTAAACAGCTTGGTTTTACATATCTTGTTTATCCCGGTGCAAATCATACAAGATTCGAACATTCAATTGGTGCAATGTACTTAGCTTCCAAACTGACCCATAACTTGGATCTATCAAATGATCAAAAGGAAATGCTACGTGTATGTGCATTGCTACACGATGCAGGCCATGGACCATTTTCACATGTATCTGAATCAGTTCTGGAAAAATCACACGAAGAATTGACCTCAAAACTTATAATGGAATCACATCTATCGGATATCCTTGAAGAAAAATTTGATCCAAAAGAAATAATTAAATTAATAAGTGGTGAAGGTAGACTAGGACAAATAATATCTGGAGATCTCGATGTTGATAGAATGGACTACCTTTTAAGAGACTCATATTATACTGGCGTTGCATACGGAGTTATAGATGTCGAAAGGCTTATTTATAATATGAAACTTGAAGATAATTTAATACTTAAGTCCAAAGGTGTTCAAGCAGCCGAATCCATGCTGCTTGCACGATACTTTATGTATCCAAGTGTTTATCAACACCATACAACCAGAATAATAAATTCAATGTTTAGAAGATGTATCAACCACTTATTTACAGAAGGACACATAAACCCTGAAAATATTTACAAATACGATGATCTAGATATCATAATTAAAGCAAGATATCAAAAGGGATTTATAGGGGATATGATGCATAGACTGGATAATAGAAAACTTTTCAAGAGCGTATATTCCCTTAAACTTGATGAATTAGAAAATCCTAATGCAGTTTTTAAAATTAAACCCGATAAAATTAAATCATTTGAAATGGAAATATCAGAAGAGCTTAATATTCCTGAGGAGTACGTTATAGTGGATGTTCCTGATTATCCTTCCTTTGATGAAATGAAAACACAGGTATCCTCCAATGGAGACTTAATAAATTTAAGTGAAATATCAACCATAGTTAGTACATTAAGAGATGCAAGGTTCAATCATGCAGATCTCTGTGTTTATCTACCAGAAGAAAATTCAAATATAAAGGATTTCCAGTTTCAAGATTATATTGAAATTCCAAAATAA
- a CDS encoding UbiX family flavin prenyltransferase: MIVVAITGASGVVYGKRLLEVLKDIGKDTAVVVSDPAKIILEYELGIKEDGIKKLATEYYYPDDLTSSINSGSFQFDSMVIVPCTMKTLSAIANGYANNAVTRAADVTLKERRKLVIVPRETPLRSVHLENMLKVSNEGGIILPAMPGFYHTPQSIEELVDFIAGKILDVLGIENNLFERWTGEI; the protein is encoded by the coding sequence ATGATAGTTGTAGCAATTACAGGTGCAAGCGGTGTGGTTTATGGTAAGAGACTTCTTGAAGTTTTAAAAGATATTGGAAAAGATACTGCCGTAGTTGTATCTGATCCTGCAAAAATTATCCTTGAATACGAGCTTGGAATTAAGGAAGATGGAATAAAAAAACTTGCTACAGAATATTATTATCCCGATGACCTTACATCATCTATTAACAGTGGATCCTTCCAGTTCGATTCTATGGTGATTGTTCCATGTACAATGAAAACACTTTCTGCAATTGCAAATGGGTATGCTAATAATGCAGTAACAAGAGCTGCGGATGTTACCCTCAAAGAGCGTAGAAAACTTGTAATTGTACCAAGAGAAACACCGCTTAGATCTGTACATCTTGAGAACATGCTAAAGGTTAGTAATGAAGGTGGAATAATTCTACCTGCAATGCCAGGATTTTACCATACCCCTCAAAGTATCGAAGAATTAGTAGACTTTATTGCAGGCAAAATATTAGATGTTCTCGGTATAGAGAATAATTTATTCGAAAGATGGACTGGAGAAATTTAA
- the cbiT gene encoding precorrin-6Y C5,15-methyltransferase (decarboxylating) subunit CbiT: protein MIRDEDFIKNINVPGPTKEEIRCIVMCKSEVSCDDIVVDIGCGTGGLTVEFAKRAKMVYAIDQNSLAIETTVENIKRHGVAGNVVVKEGDGLYLLKKLENFDILMIGGSGGKLQHILEKGYKKLNVGGRILVTSILLETCLEAVKTIEMLGMTPDVVNVSISKGKLTERGTMMLANNPVTIVSAHKS, encoded by the coding sequence ATGATCAGGGACGAAGATTTTATCAAAAACATCAATGTGCCTGGTCCAACTAAAGAAGAAATAAGATGCATTGTTATGTGCAAATCAGAGGTGTCCTGTGATGATATTGTTGTGGATATTGGCTGCGGAACCGGAGGTCTTACAGTTGAATTTGCAAAAAGGGCAAAAATGGTCTATGCAATTGATCAGAACTCCCTAGCCATTGAAACAACTGTTGAAAATATTAAAAGACATGGAGTTGCAGGAAATGTGGTGGTTAAGGAAGGAGATGGTTTGTATCTACTGAAAAAACTAGAAAATTTCGACATTCTCATGATAGGTGGAAGTGGAGGTAAACTTCAACATATATTGGAGAAGGGATATAAAAAACTTAATGTTGGTGGAAGAATTCTTGTAACATCAATACTCCTTGAAACCTGTTTAGAAGCTGTTAAAACCATTGAAATGCTAGGTATGACTCCTGATGTTGTTAATGTTTCTATTTCAAAGGGTAAATTAACGGAAAGGGGAACCATGATGTTAGCAAATAACCCTGTGACCATTGTTTCTGCTCATAAAAGTTAA
- a CDS encoding pseudomurein-binding protein → MERLTLKQYRQMVAKVIEFKKLNGEMPAYTIVDGCKITKSVYVDMIETANKFLLEMGRNPEIVEIGKTTDMNCNIMKF, encoded by the coding sequence ATGGAGAGGTTAACTCTCAAACAATACAGACAAATGGTTGCAAAAGTAATCGAGTTCAAAAAGTTGAACGGAGAAATGCCAGCCTATACAATTGTTGACGGATGTAAAATCACTAAAAGTGTATACGTCGACATGATAGAAACTGCAAATAAGTTTCTGCTTGAAATGGGCCGTAACCCTGAAATTGTGGAAATTGGAAAGACAACGGATATGAATTGTAACATAATGAAATTCTAA
- a CDS encoding thymidylate synthase → MYTLETDLAHYAWKSILKQIMEYGEDVEDERNLHTKELLNVIVTILDPITSEPPEGYFSSTERYKKIEKQLLETENHVDGINYGKRIREHFGFKLGSDIYSVKIDQVESVVNRLRKCETSRRATITVFDPSIDQYMEDIPSMIMVDFKIRKNRLYTTAVWRSHDIYGSWIQNFYGVKGLSKYIADYLNIKLGPITVHSISAHIYKTKYNDVENLFI, encoded by the coding sequence ATGTACACATTAGAAACTGATCTGGCTCATTATGCATGGAAATCTATTTTAAAACAGATTATGGAATATGGTGAAGATGTGGAAGATGAAAGGAATCTACACACCAAAGAACTTTTAAATGTGATTGTAACTATTCTAGATCCTATAACTTCAGAACCTCCTGAAGGATATTTTTCTTCCACTGAAAGGTATAAAAAAATAGAAAAACAGTTATTAGAAACTGAAAATCATGTTGATGGTATTAATTATGGTAAAAGGATAAGGGAACACTTTGGATTTAAATTGGGTAGTGATATCTATAGCGTGAAAATAGATCAAGTAGAATCCGTTGTAAACAGACTTAGAAAATGTGAAACAAGTCGTAGAGCAACGATAACAGTATTTGATCCCTCAATTGATCAGTATATGGAGGATATACCCAGTATGATAATGGTTGACTTTAAAATTCGTAAAAACCGACTGTATACCACTGCAGTTTGGAGAAGTCATGATATTTATGGGAGTTGGATCCAAAATTTCTATGGTGTTAAAGGACTATCTAAATATATTGCAGATTATTTAAATATTAAATTGGGACCAATTACAGTACATTCAATAAGTGCCCATATATACAAAACAAAATATAATGATGTTGAAAATCTTTTTATCTAA
- a CDS encoding molybdenum cofactor guanylyltransferase, which translates to MKSFIILCGGMSTRMGQDKGSMNLYGKPMIIHVLETIAKIADEIVLVLRDENQVDVYRNLLKELKNNRSTFKICTDIVKDQGPLEGILTGLMNTVSDKSMVIPCDSPFISESFIIKMFELSEDTNFDAFVPTWSDGKLEPLHSIYKKDLKSTIKKLLDEDVKDVKSLLSKSNVKYIDVQFLDISGKSFLNINKMKDITKFD; encoded by the coding sequence ATGAAGTCATTTATAATATTGTGTGGGGGAATGAGCACAAGAATGGGTCAAGATAAAGGTTCGATGAATCTTTATGGAAAACCAATGATCATCCATGTGTTAGAAACAATTGCAAAAATAGCAGATGAAATTGTACTTGTTTTACGTGATGAAAATCAAGTTGATGTCTACAGAAATCTTTTAAAAGAATTGAAAAATAATAGATCTACTTTTAAAATCTGTACAGATATTGTAAAGGATCAAGGACCACTTGAAGGTATTTTAACTGGTCTAATGAATACTGTTTCAGATAAATCTATGGTAATTCCATGTGATTCCCCATTTATATCTGAATCATTCATAATTAAAATGTTTGAACTATCAGAAGATACGAATTTTGATGCATTTGTTCCAACATGGTCTGATGGTAAATTAGAACCATTACATTCTATTTATAAAAAAGATCTGAAATCAACCATCAAAAAACTTCTAGATGAAGATGTTAAAGATGTTAAAAGTTTATTATCTAAATCAAATGTCAAATATATTGATGTTCAATTTTTAGATATCAGTGGTAAAAGTTTTTTAAATATAAACAAAATGAAAGATATTACAAAATTCGATTAA
- the guaB gene encoding IMP dehydrogenase yields MFSEKLNNAPMGYTFDDFLMLPSVSSVEPKDVKTTTQISRNYRINIPIISSAMDTVTEAEMAIALAQEGGLGIIHRNMTINEQINEIKKVKRSGDLTIRDVITISPEASIKEAQEIMDEEEISGLPVVEEGIVVGIISRRDVKPIINSDPQGKVSDIMTEDVVTVSESTTPEEALDIAYENKVERLPVVDDGVIVGILTMRDILERKNFPNASRDGKGRFLVAAATGPFDLERAMALDDAGADIIAIDCAHAHKPSIINFAKTMKDNIDADLIMGNIATSQAAEDLLAAEVDGLKVGIGPGSICTTRIIAGVGVPQLTAISSVADVAKEYDIPVIADGGIRYSGDVAKALAVGADAVMLGSLLAGTHESPGDVVIMNGRKFKQYRGMGSLGAMTGGVGAGTDRYFQEVKGPMKHAKLVPEGVEGVVPYKGPANEILFQLIGGIKASFGYCGAIDIKDMQKKAKFVRITSSGMTESHPHDLTITNESPNYPTTRLM; encoded by the coding sequence ATGTTCTCTGAAAAACTAAATAATGCACCAATGGGGTATACATTCGATGATTTTTTAATGTTACCATCTGTATCGTCTGTTGAACCGAAGGATGTTAAAACTACGACCCAAATTTCAAGAAATTATAGAATAAACATTCCAATAATAAGTTCAGCAATGGACACTGTAACAGAGGCTGAAATGGCAATAGCACTGGCACAGGAAGGAGGTCTAGGTATAATACACCGAAACATGACCATTAATGAGCAAATTAATGAGATTAAGAAAGTAAAAAGATCTGGAGACCTTACAATAAGGGATGTTATAACTATAAGTCCCGAAGCTTCAATAAAAGAAGCACAAGAAATTATGGATGAGGAAGAGATAAGCGGACTTCCTGTTGTAGAAGAAGGCATTGTAGTTGGTATAATAAGTAGAAGAGATGTTAAACCTATTATAAATTCTGATCCACAAGGTAAAGTTTCGGATATAATGACAGAAGATGTGGTTACAGTTTCAGAATCCACAACACCAGAAGAGGCCCTTGATATTGCCTACGAAAACAAAGTTGAAAGACTTCCAGTTGTTGATGATGGAGTAATAGTTGGTATACTTACAATGAGGGATATTCTGGAACGTAAAAATTTCCCAAATGCTTCACGTGATGGTAAAGGTAGATTTTTGGTAGCAGCTGCCACAGGTCCATTTGATCTTGAACGTGCAATGGCTCTTGATGATGCAGGAGCAGATATAATTGCAATAGATTGTGCACATGCCCATAAACCAAGTATTATAAACTTTGCCAAAACAATGAAAGACAATATTGATGCAGACCTGATTATGGGTAACATAGCAACAAGTCAAGCAGCTGAAGACCTTTTGGCAGCAGAAGTTGATGGTCTAAAAGTGGGTATTGGACCAGGATCCATATGTACAACCAGGATTATAGCAGGAGTTGGAGTTCCCCAGTTAACAGCCATATCTAGTGTAGCAGATGTTGCAAAGGAATATGATATTCCGGTAATTGCTGATGGTGGTATAAGATACTCTGGAGATGTTGCTAAAGCACTTGCAGTAGGTGCAGATGCAGTTATGCTCGGAAGTTTACTTGCAGGAACTCATGAATCACCAGGTGATGTTGTTATAATGAATGGTAGAAAATTCAAACAATACAGGGGAATGGGTTCATTAGGAGCAATGACAGGTGGTGTTGGTGCAGGAACAGACCGTTACTTCCAGGAAGTTAAAGGCCCAATGAAACATGCAAAACTTGTTCCTGAAGGAGTAGAAGGAGTAGTGCCTTATAAAGGTCCTGCAAATGAAATACTTTTCCAGTTAATAGGAGGAATTAAAGCTTCATTTGGCTACTGTGGTGCAATAGATATTAAAGATATGCAGAAAAAGGCGAAGTTTGTTAGGATAACATCAAGCGGTATGACAGAAAGTCATCCACATGACCTAACCATTACCAATGAAAGTCCTAACTATCCAACAACAAGATTAATGTAG
- a CDS encoding (5-formylfuran-3-yl)methyl phosphate synthase, with product MLLLISPINTEEALEAIEGGADIIDVKNPKEGSLGANFPWVIKDIRKMTPEGMHVSATLGDVPYKPGTVSLAATGAVVSGADYIKVGLYGTQNYDEALEVMENVVKSVKAYDKDALVVASGYADAHRVGAVDPMEIPRVAADSGADLAMVDTAVKDGKTLFDFMDKVKLQEFNNMIHDYGIKSALAGSVKKDQLQLLYEIGCDVVGIRGAACTGGDRNNGTIHRTAVHELKNMIENF from the coding sequence TTGCTTCTCTTAATTAGTCCAATTAACACTGAAGAGGCACTCGAAGCTATAGAAGGTGGTGCCGATATAATAGATGTCAAAAATCCCAAGGAGGGATCTCTGGGTGCAAACTTCCCATGGGTAATCAAAGATATTAGGAAAATGACTCCTGAGGGAATGCATGTAAGTGCAACTTTAGGTGATGTACCTTACAAACCCGGTACAGTATCTTTAGCAGCAACTGGGGCTGTGGTTTCTGGAGCAGATTATATAAAAGTTGGGCTTTATGGAACTCAAAATTATGATGAAGCTTTGGAAGTAATGGAAAATGTTGTTAAATCTGTGAAAGCATATGATAAAGATGCCCTTGTTGTTGCATCCGGATATGCCGATGCACACAGGGTAGGTGCTGTAGATCCAATGGAAATACCTCGAGTGGCTGCAGATTCAGGAGCAGATCTAGCAATGGTAGACACTGCTGTGAAAGATGGTAAAACACTTTTTGATTTTATGGATAAGGTTAAACTTCAGGAATTCAACAACATGATTCATGATTACGGGATTAAATCAGCCCTTGCAGGTTCTGTTAAGAAAGATCAACTCCAATTACTATATGAAATTGGTTGTGATGTTGTTGGTATTAGAGGAGCAGCTTGTACCGGTGGAGATAGAAATAATGGAACTATACACCGCACTGCTGTACACGAATTAAAAAATATGATAGAAAACTTTTAA
- a CDS encoding M48 family metallopeptidase, translating to MTEVINFTIDTAVAPVHMDEILEFIYKFYLIPKPENFDNIRRTNEKFGSTLEFTALIADKSWKVNAKLISGAPIQVELEPDEGTPQEFVTSIKEDLILAVQIYHETVRQSTLYFAWVEGEDIIPEQPPTASKRLSDRLFGSNLLFIYVLFFGVNIILFLLLGLVFAVAAIIGLQLVIVLLSDKIYTARNNWRITPSNPNVHIIEYQLPVEEFKEFREKFGKEVVVQMKKEIYDKTLAVGKEPTCELGEQVFENYGFQCTPESKLVKVIDVYSIVKTAAEKFELPIPKIVISNTMVPNAAATGPSPSRGLVMITTGLLVELEEDEILSVLGHEMGHLKGRDPIVLFSIISGEFILRFTIFFPLVIINPIIYIIVVMAIIFFVAKFFETRADLVSAIKIGQPKVLAESLRKIGFSRLQMERSSSNILRWLAWDPHPPLYFRIERLDKMKTPVKVKHPLIQSAKDVFSGFRRSFGG from the coding sequence ATGACCGAAGTTATAAATTTCACAATTGACACTGCAGTAGCACCTGTACATATGGATGAAATCTTAGAATTTATATACAAATTCTACTTGATTCCAAAACCTGAAAATTTTGATAACATAAGAAGAACAAATGAGAAGTTTGGTTCAACACTTGAATTTACTGCTTTAATAGCTGATAAATCATGGAAGGTTAATGCTAAACTGATCTCAGGCGCACCAATTCAAGTGGAGCTGGAGCCGGATGAGGGTACTCCTCAGGAGTTTGTGACTTCCATCAAGGAAGATCTTATACTTGCCGTGCAAATTTATCATGAAACTGTACGCCAGTCCACACTATACTTTGCATGGGTTGAAGGAGAAGATATAATTCCAGAACAACCCCCAACAGCTAGTAAAAGGCTTTCTGATCGTCTTTTCGGCAGTAATTTACTATTTATTTATGTACTATTCTTCGGTGTTAATATCATCTTATTCCTTTTATTGGGTCTTGTTTTTGCAGTAGCTGCAATAATTGGCTTGCAGCTGGTAATTGTACTACTATCAGATAAAATTTATACAGCAAGAAACAACTGGAGAATCACACCATCAAACCCTAACGTCCACATAATAGAATATCAACTCCCTGTTGAGGAGTTTAAAGAGTTCCGAGAAAAATTTGGTAAAGAAGTTGTTGTTCAGATGAAAAAGGAAATATATGACAAAACACTTGCAGTGGGTAAAGAGCCAACATGCGAACTTGGAGAACAGGTATTCGAAAATTATGGCTTTCAATGCACCCCCGAAAGTAAACTGGTCAAAGTGATTGATGTATACAGTATAGTGAAGACTGCAGCAGAAAAATTTGAACTTCCTATACCAAAAATTGTTATCTCAAATACAATGGTTCCCAATGCAGCTGCAACAGGACCAAGTCCCAGCCGTGGCCTTGTCATGATAACAACAGGACTATTAGTTGAACTGGAAGAAGATGAGATACTTAGTGTGCTGGGGCATGAAATGGGACATTTAAAAGGAAGAGATCCCATAGTATTATTCTCCATTATATCTGGTGAATTTATTTTGAGATTCACAATATTTTTCCCGTTAGTGATAATAAATCCTATTATTTACATTATTGTTGTTATGGCCATTATTTTCTTTGTTGCCAAATTCTTTGAAACACGAGCAGACCTTGTTTCTGCAATTAAAATTGGACAACCCAAAGTACTTGCAGAATCCCTCAGAAAAATTGGTTTTAGCAGACTACAAATGGAACGATCATCGTCCAATATTCTACGCTGGCTTGCATGGGACCCCCACCCACCTCTATACTTTAGAATAGAGAGATTGGATAAAATGAAAACACCAGTAAAAGTTAAACATCCCTTAATACAATCTGCAAAGGATGTTTTTAGTGGTTTTAGACGTTCATTTGGTGGTTAA
- a CDS encoding LUD domain-containing protein gives MKKSEINAMNRSFGILEERRAKILDDERTLNLKKRVKDIREHSIGNMEELIEKATKKLEENDVEVIYAERSENALEAIYNIVKDHPMVAKSKSNTAGEIGLSEFLENKGIQVVETDLGDRIVQLDPDTRPSHPIGPASHLRMETIAEIISNEFNIEVKPEPRTILNIIKEDVLLKLSNCSIGITGANSVAADDGSILTVHNEGNISMVSMLDTHIVIVGIDKLVETIEDAVSVVKLETIFASGKTVPAYMNVISSPSKTADIEQILLKDMYGARRVVIILLDNGRRKAIEEDGECFLCIGCGSCIVTCPIYNAVGYEFGYKRHLGGRGVVLSSIIEGNKSCFDSGLFTCTLCGLCTVECPMGIKTNQLINKLRNKSVNSDLVCGEHEIIKDKIKKKGSPF, from the coding sequence ATGAAGAAGTCTGAGATAAACGCAATGAACAGGTCCTTTGGAATACTCGAAGAAAGAAGGGCAAAAATATTGGATGATGAGCGCACATTAAATCTAAAGAAACGTGTTAAAGACATACGAGAACATTCAATAGGTAATATGGAAGAACTCATTGAAAAGGCCACTAAGAAACTTGAAGAAAATGATGTTGAGGTTATATACGCTGAAAGATCTGAAAATGCACTCGAAGCAATATATAATATTGTTAAGGATCATCCTATGGTTGCAAAGTCCAAATCAAACACAGCCGGTGAGATAGGACTTTCAGAGTTCCTTGAAAATAAAGGAATTCAAGTTGTTGAAACCGATTTGGGAGACAGGATTGTACAGCTTGATCCTGATACACGACCATCCCACCCCATTGGCCCAGCTTCACATTTAAGAATGGAAACCATAGCTGAAATTATATCAAACGAATTTAATATAGAAGTAAAACCCGAACCACGCACTATTCTTAATATAATCAAGGAAGACGTGCTTTTAAAACTTTCCAATTGTAGCATTGGAATTACAGGCGCAAATTCTGTTGCAGCAGATGATGGTTCAATTTTAACTGTACATAATGAAGGAAACATAAGCATGGTGTCAATGCTTGATACACATATCGTAATTGTGGGCATAGACAAACTTGTAGAAACAATAGAAGATGCAGTTTCAGTAGTGAAACTTGAAACAATATTTGCATCGGGAAAAACAGTTCCAGCATACATGAATGTTATTTCATCCCCATCAAAAACAGCGGACATAGAACAAATTCTCCTTAAAGATATGTACGGTGCAAGAAGGGTTGTTATAATACTTCTTGACAATGGCAGACGAAAAGCAATTGAAGAAGATGGAGAATGTTTTTTGTGCATTGGTTGTGGAAGTTGTATAGTTACCTGCCCCATTTACAACGCAGTAGGATATGAATTTGGATATAAAAGGCACCTTGGAGGAAGGGGAGTTGTTTTAAGTAGTATCATTGAAGGTAATAAGTCATGTTTTGATTCCGGACTTTTCACATGCACACTATGCGGTCTCTGCACAGTGGAATGCCCAATGGGAATAAAAACAAACCAACTCATTAATAAATTGAGGAATAAATCAGTTAACTCTGATCTAGTCTGTGGGGAACATGAAATAATCAAAGATAAAATAAAAAAGAAAGGTTCACCATTTTAA
- a CDS encoding (Fe-S)-binding protein, producing MMYFRGCVVREKLTNIADATETILKTAGLDYTILENEPCCGSFLMRTGFEDEALEVMEKTLKQLNKNEGEEILVSCAGCYNTLKNDYKELFGVELNVKHTSVLLKELISDGKIKVKKTPKKVTYHDPCHLGRHSDIYEEPREIINETSVLVEMDRNRERSRCCGAGAGVKSAFPETALKVASKRIQDAESTNAEIIITSCSFCILNLENALKYTLDNENKGSVSSVLDITELILMGLEHEEV from the coding sequence ATGATGTATTTTAGAGGATGCGTTGTTAGAGAAAAACTTACTAACATCGCTGATGCCACAGAAACAATATTAAAAACAGCTGGTTTAGATTATACCATACTTGAAAATGAACCATGTTGTGGATCATTTTTAATGAGAACAGGGTTTGAAGATGAAGCATTAGAAGTAATGGAGAAAACTCTTAAACAATTAAATAAAAATGAAGGTGAAGAAATACTTGTATCCTGTGCCGGTTGTTATAATACATTAAAAAATGATTATAAAGAGTTGTTTGGAGTTGAACTTAATGTTAAACATACATCAGTGCTTTTAAAAGAGCTAATATCAGATGGTAAAATTAAAGTTAAAAAAACTCCAAAAAAAGTTACATACCATGATCCATGCCATCTTGGTAGACATTCAGATATATATGAAGAGCCCAGGGAAATTATTAATGAAACCAGTGTTCTAGTTGAAATGGATAGAAATAGGGAGAGATCAAGGTGTTGTGGTGCAGGTGCAGGTGTAAAATCAGCTTTCCCTGAAACTGCATTGAAGGTAGCATCGAAGAGAATTCAGGATGCAGAATCCACAAATGCCGAAATAATTATCACATCATGTTCTTTTTGTATTTTAAACCTAGAAAATGCTCTTAAATATACATTGGATAATGAGAATAAAGGATCTGTTTCAAGTGTATTGGATATAACAGAATTGATTTTAATGGGGCTTGAACATGAAGAAGTCTGA